In a single window of the Streptacidiphilus sp. P02-A3a genome:
- the ald gene encoding alanine dehydrogenase, with translation MKVGIPSEVKNHEYRVAITPAGVHELVRNGHQVVIEHNAGVGSSIPDDEYVAAGATILDTADEVWAAADLLLKVKEPIASEYHRLRKGQTLFTYLHLAASRECTDALLASGTTAIAYETVQLANGALPLLAPMSEVAGRLAPQVGSYHLMRPAGGRGTLPGGVPGTHAAKAVVIGGGVSGWHAATIAIGMGYDVTLLDRDINKLRDADKIFGNKIKAIASNAFELEKAVLDADLVIGAVLIPGAKAPKLVTNELVSRMKTGSVLVDIAIDQGGCFEDSKPTTHDDPTFPVHNSVFYCVANMPGAVPNTSTYALTNATLPYIIELANRGWKEACARDAALAKGLNAHEGQLVYASVAEAHGLGSVELADVLA, from the coding sequence GTGAAGGTCGGCATCCCCAGCGAGGTCAAGAACCACGAGTACCGCGTGGCCATCACGCCCGCGGGCGTGCACGAGCTCGTCCGCAACGGCCACCAGGTCGTCATTGAGCACAACGCCGGTGTTGGCTCCTCGATCCCCGACGACGAGTACGTGGCCGCGGGCGCGACCATCCTCGACACCGCGGACGAGGTCTGGGCCGCGGCCGACCTGCTGCTGAAGGTCAAGGAGCCGATCGCCTCGGAGTACCACCGCCTCCGCAAGGGCCAGACCCTCTTCACCTACCTGCACCTGGCGGCCTCGCGGGAGTGCACCGACGCGCTGCTCGCCTCCGGCACCACCGCCATCGCGTACGAGACCGTGCAGCTGGCCAACGGCGCCCTGCCGCTGCTCGCGCCGATGTCCGAGGTCGCGGGCCGGCTGGCGCCGCAGGTCGGCTCGTACCACCTGATGCGTCCGGCCGGCGGCCGCGGCACGCTGCCCGGCGGCGTCCCCGGCACCCACGCGGCCAAGGCCGTGGTGATCGGCGGCGGCGTCTCCGGCTGGCACGCGGCGACCATCGCCATCGGCATGGGCTACGACGTGACCCTGCTGGACCGCGACATCAACAAGCTCCGCGACGCCGACAAGATCTTCGGCAACAAGATCAAGGCGATCGCCTCCAACGCCTTCGAGCTGGAGAAGGCCGTCCTCGACGCCGACCTGGTCATCGGCGCGGTGCTGATCCCCGGCGCCAAGGCCCCCAAGCTGGTCACCAACGAGCTGGTCTCCCGGATGAAGACCGGCTCGGTGCTGGTCGACATCGCGATCGACCAGGGCGGCTGCTTCGAGGACTCGAAGCCCACCACGCACGACGACCCGACCTTCCCGGTCCACAACTCGGTCTTCTACTGCGTCGCCAACATGCCCGGCGCGGTGCCGAACACCTCCACCTACGCGCTCACCAACGCGACGCTGCCGTACATCATCGAGCTGGCGAACCGGGGCTGGAAGGAGGCCTGCGCCCGCGACGCGGCGCTGGCCAAGGGCCTGAACGCGCACGAGGGCCAGCTGGTCTACGCGTCCGTGGCCGAGGCGCACGGCCTGGGCTCGGTCGAGCTGGCCGACGTCCTGGCCTGA
- a CDS encoding tetratricopeptide repeat protein, protein MAEAQTARQVGARLPEPPPHFAGRRAELARLREEVGRPAFGARPAGPDGAADPTRVLVVAGRPGSGRTALALHFAHGVAADYPDGQFFVRLGEPGGGPVPAGRVARQLLAALGEPAGRRPLAEREGAAEANADSAHPDCAALRTALAGRRALLLLDDVRTAEQLGALLPQAPGCLVVAVTAGPLTGIADARPCVLGGLEVRTALSLLIGLAGETRVVCDPVAARGLVESLACHPTALRLVGGWLRTRPAASVADARQLLAETPPRVSLLKQPGAAQRDTEPLRRAFDLVYDGLGAPAARLLRLLTIAPAGRAEPRTAAALLGCPVDTAAGHLASLAEQELLNPRPQPPGPAGGRADDGYELPECLRGPLAGLLAADRAAETELARARLLERLVRLLTSCVHRIAPGGGPEPEPLPAPLRFGSAAEAWRWLDRELPVLRSAVRIAVADGALDGLAMRLATTLVRALPLWAGDAEAVSADLYELHGTILELAARGGKVRQQAAALVNLGDLHARAGEHARALERYRAALGPARSVEDQVAVCRILEAVAGAYRASGDLVRAADWYGRAMALRRSRGEHAEELRLLGRMAATHTAQGRHGEALRDYRGAAALARKLGDPIGATLALLGVARVQEVSGNTEQALRTQREALVAARALPDERVGSRLQALVLVRMAEALERAGDPSGARAQREQAAALGLPGSRGGGRESARTGAAAPVSE, encoded by the coding sequence GTGGCTGAGGCACAGACGGCACGTCAGGTCGGGGCGCGGCTGCCCGAACCCCCGCCGCACTTCGCCGGGCGGCGAGCGGAACTCGCCCGGCTGCGGGAGGAGGTCGGGCGTCCCGCCTTCGGCGCCCGCCCGGCCGGCCCGGACGGCGCGGCCGACCCCACCCGGGTGCTGGTCGTCGCCGGACGCCCCGGCTCCGGCCGGACCGCACTGGCGCTGCACTTCGCCCACGGCGTCGCCGCCGACTACCCGGACGGGCAGTTCTTCGTCCGGCTCGGCGAGCCGGGCGGCGGACCGGTCCCGGCCGGGCGGGTCGCCCGGCAGCTGCTGGCCGCCCTCGGCGAGCCCGCCGGGCGGCGGCCGCTGGCCGAGCGCGAGGGCGCGGCCGAGGCGAACGCCGACAGCGCGCACCCGGACTGCGCGGCGCTGCGCACGGCCCTGGCCGGTCGCCGCGCGCTGCTGCTGCTCGACGACGTCCGCACCGCCGAGCAGCTGGGGGCGCTGCTGCCGCAGGCCCCCGGCTGCCTGGTGGTGGCGGTCACCGCGGGTCCGCTCACCGGTATCGCCGACGCCCGGCCGTGCGTCCTCGGCGGCCTGGAGGTGCGCACCGCGCTGTCGCTGCTGATCGGCCTGGCCGGGGAGACCCGGGTCGTCTGCGACCCGGTCGCCGCGCGCGGCCTGGTGGAGAGCCTGGCCTGCCACCCGACCGCGCTGCGGCTGGTCGGCGGCTGGCTGCGGACCCGCCCCGCGGCCTCGGTCGCCGACGCGCGGCAGCTGCTGGCCGAGACGCCGCCGCGGGTCAGCCTGCTCAAGCAGCCGGGCGCGGCCCAGCGCGACACCGAGCCGCTGCGGCGCGCCTTCGACCTGGTCTACGACGGCCTGGGCGCACCGGCGGCGCGGCTGCTGCGGCTGCTCACCATCGCCCCGGCCGGTCGGGCCGAACCCCGGACCGCCGCCGCGCTGCTCGGCTGCCCGGTGGACACCGCCGCCGGGCACCTCGCCTCGCTCGCCGAACAGGAACTGCTCAACCCCCGCCCGCAGCCGCCCGGCCCGGCCGGTGGCCGGGCCGACGACGGCTACGAGCTGCCGGAGTGCCTGCGCGGGCCGCTCGCCGGGCTGCTCGCCGCCGACCGGGCGGCCGAGACCGAGCTGGCCCGGGCCCGGCTGCTGGAGCGCCTGGTCCGGCTGCTCACCTCCTGCGTCCACCGGATCGCGCCCGGTGGCGGCCCTGAGCCCGAACCGCTGCCCGCGCCGCTGCGCTTCGGCTCCGCCGCCGAGGCCTGGCGCTGGCTGGACCGGGAGCTGCCGGTGCTGCGCTCCGCCGTCCGGATCGCGGTGGCCGACGGCGCCCTGGACGGCCTGGCGATGCGGCTGGCCACCACCCTGGTCCGGGCGCTGCCGCTGTGGGCGGGCGACGCCGAGGCGGTCTCCGCCGACCTGTACGAGCTGCACGGGACGATCCTGGAGCTGGCCGCGCGCGGCGGGAAGGTCAGGCAGCAGGCCGCCGCCCTGGTCAACCTGGGCGACCTGCACGCCCGGGCGGGTGAGCACGCCCGGGCGCTGGAGCGCTACCGGGCCGCGCTGGGACCGGCCCGCTCGGTCGAGGACCAGGTGGCGGTCTGCCGGATCCTGGAGGCGGTGGCCGGGGCCTACCGCGCCTCCGGCGACCTGGTCCGCGCCGCCGACTGGTACGGGCGGGCGATGGCGCTGCGCCGCAGCCGCGGCGAGCACGCGGAGGAGCTGCGGCTGCTGGGCCGGATGGCGGCGACGCACACCGCGCAGGGACGCCACGGCGAGGCGCTGCGCGACTACCGCGGCGCGGCGGCGCTGGCCCGCAAGCTCGGCGACCCGATCGGGGCGACGCTGGCGCTGCTCGGCGTGGCCCGGGTGCAGGAGGTCTCCGGGAACACCGAGCAGGCCCTGCGGACCCAGCGCGAGGCGCTGGTGGCGGCCCGGGCGCTGCCGGACGAGCGGGTGGGCTCCCGGTTGCAGGCGCTGGTGCTGGTGCGGATGGCGGAGGCGCTGGAGCGGGCGGGCGACCCGTCCGGGGCCCGCGCGCAGCGGGAGCAGGCCGCCGCGCTGGGCCTGCCGGGCAGCCGCGGCGGCGGCCGGGAGAGCGCCCGGACCGGGGCGGCGGCGCCGGTTTCGGAGTGA
- a CDS encoding NUDIX hydrolase, with translation MTQQKQQIADTPEEWRVNGGRTSFAGRIWDIRSEEVVMPDGAVAVRDYMAHPGAVGVLALDERQRVLLVRQYRHPVRHRLWELPAGLLDIPGENPLHAAQRELYEEAHAQAGDWRVLIDFYASPGGSSEALRVFLAQGLSEAEGERFAAEHEELDLQVDRVELDELVRLVLAGELHNGALVAAVLAARVALDGPGLDSLRPALAPWPARPFE, from the coding sequence ATGACACAGCAGAAGCAGCAGATCGCGGACACGCCGGAGGAGTGGCGGGTCAACGGCGGGCGGACCTCGTTCGCGGGGCGGATCTGGGACATCCGCAGCGAGGAGGTGGTGATGCCGGACGGCGCGGTGGCCGTCCGCGACTACATGGCGCACCCGGGCGCGGTGGGCGTGCTGGCACTGGACGAGCGGCAGCGGGTGCTGCTGGTCCGGCAGTACCGGCATCCGGTGCGGCACCGGCTGTGGGAGCTCCCGGCGGGGCTGCTCGACATCCCCGGGGAGAACCCGCTGCACGCCGCCCAGCGCGAGCTGTACGAGGAGGCCCACGCCCAGGCCGGGGACTGGCGGGTGCTGATCGACTTCTACGCCTCGCCCGGCGGTTCCTCCGAGGCGCTGCGGGTGTTCCTCGCCCAGGGCCTGTCCGAGGCCGAGGGCGAGCGCTTCGCGGCCGAGCACGAGGAGCTCGACCTCCAGGTCGACCGGGTCGAACTGGACGAGCTGGTACGGCTGGTGCTGGCCGGTGAGTTGCACAACGGGGCACTGGTGGCCGCGGTGCTGGCGGCCCGGGTGGCGCTGGACGGCCCGGGCCTGGACTCGCTGCGACCGGCCCTGGCTCCGTGGCCCGCGCGTCCGTTCGAGTGA
- a CDS encoding CTP synthase, which yields MAQPHSGTNRNSTTTKHLFVTGGVASSLGKGLTASSLGALLKARGLRVTMQKLDPYLNVDPGTMNPFQHGEVFVTDDGAETDLDIGHYERFLDTNLHGSANVTTGQVYSTVIAKERRGEYLGDTVQVIPHITNEIKSRIRRMATEDVDVVITEVGGTVGDIESLPFLEAVRQVRHEVGRDNVFFVHVSLLPYIGPSGELKTKPTQHSVAALRSIGIQPDAVVLRADREVPQAIKRKISLMCDVDEEAVVAAIDAPSIYDIPRVLHSEGLDAYVVRRLGLAFRDVDWTVWDDLLRRVHEPEHTVKVALVGKYIDLPDAYLSVTEALRAGGFANRAKVEIKWVTSDDCKTAEGAREQLGDVDAICVPGGFGDRGVDGKVAAITYAREQRVPLLGLCLGLQCVVIEAARNLAGLPEANSTEFDPAARHPVISTMAEQLEIVDGKGDLGGTMRLGLYPAKLAEGSIVREVYGGEPYVEERHRHRYEVNNAYRGQLEATGLVFSGLSPKGDLVEYVEYPREVHPYLVATQAHPELKSRPTRPHPLFAGLVAAAVRRQNGDVALAAGTAE from the coding sequence TTGGCACAGCCCCATTCCGGAACCAACCGGAACAGCACGACGACCAAGCACCTCTTCGTCACGGGCGGTGTCGCCTCCTCGCTCGGCAAGGGGTTGACCGCGTCCAGCCTGGGGGCCCTGCTCAAGGCACGCGGCCTGCGGGTCACCATGCAGAAGCTCGACCCGTACCTGAACGTCGACCCGGGCACGATGAACCCGTTCCAGCACGGCGAGGTCTTCGTCACCGACGACGGCGCCGAGACCGACCTGGACATCGGCCACTACGAGCGCTTCCTCGACACCAACCTGCACGGCTCGGCCAACGTGACCACCGGCCAGGTGTACTCCACGGTGATCGCCAAGGAGCGCCGCGGCGAGTACCTGGGCGACACCGTCCAGGTCATCCCGCACATCACCAACGAGATCAAGTCCCGGATCCGGCGGATGGCCACCGAGGACGTCGACGTGGTGATCACCGAGGTCGGCGGCACCGTCGGCGACATCGAGTCGCTGCCGTTCCTGGAGGCCGTGCGCCAGGTCCGGCACGAGGTCGGCCGCGACAACGTGTTCTTCGTGCATGTCTCGCTGCTGCCCTACATCGGCCCCTCGGGCGAGCTGAAGACCAAGCCCACCCAGCACTCGGTGGCCGCGCTGCGCTCCATCGGCATCCAGCCGGACGCGGTGGTGCTGCGCGCCGACCGCGAGGTCCCGCAGGCCATCAAGCGCAAGATCAGCCTGATGTGCGACGTGGACGAGGAGGCGGTGGTCGCCGCGATCGACGCGCCGTCGATCTACGACATCCCCCGGGTGCTGCACAGCGAGGGCCTGGACGCCTATGTCGTCCGCCGCCTGGGCCTGGCCTTCCGCGATGTGGACTGGACCGTCTGGGACGACCTGCTGCGCCGGGTGCACGAGCCCGAGCACACCGTGAAGGTGGCGCTGGTCGGCAAGTACATCGACCTGCCGGACGCCTACCTGTCGGTCACCGAGGCGCTGCGCGCGGGCGGCTTCGCCAACCGCGCCAAGGTCGAGATCAAGTGGGTCACCTCGGACGACTGCAAGACCGCCGAGGGCGCGCGCGAGCAGCTGGGCGACGTCGACGCGATCTGCGTCCCCGGCGGCTTCGGCGACCGGGGTGTGGACGGCAAGGTCGCCGCCATCACCTACGCCCGGGAGCAGCGGGTCCCGCTGCTGGGCCTGTGCCTGGGACTGCAGTGCGTGGTGATCGAGGCCGCGCGGAACCTGGCCGGCCTGCCGGAGGCCAACTCCACCGAGTTCGACCCGGCGGCCCGGCACCCGGTGATCTCCACCATGGCCGAGCAGCTGGAGATCGTGGACGGCAAGGGCGACCTGGGCGGCACCATGCGCCTGGGCCTGTACCCGGCGAAGCTCGCCGAGGGCTCGATCGTCCGCGAGGTCTACGGCGGCGAGCCGTACGTGGAGGAGCGCCACCGCCACCGCTACGAGGTCAACAACGCCTACCGGGGCCAGCTGGAGGCCACCGGGCTGGTGTTCTCCGGGCTGTCGCCGAAGGGCGACCTGGTGGAGTACGTCGAGTACCCGCGCGAGGTGCACCCGTACCTGGTGGCCACCCAGGCCCACCCGGAGCTGAAGTCCCGGCCGACCCGGCCGCACCCGCTGTTCGCCGGGCTGGTCGCGGCGGCGGTGCGGCGCCAGAACGGCGACGTCGCCCTGGCCGCGGGCACGGCGGAGTAG
- a CDS encoding glycoside hydrolase family 15 protein: protein MAARIEDYALIGDMQTAALVSRDGAIDWLCLPRFDSPAVFAGLLGTDEHGFWRIGPADPDRPRDEGGVSGAARAHAATVFEESGELRILPPTAAAPAQPATRRSYRGDSLILEQEWDTSRGSVRVIDFMPPRHVSGGPHGGTTEPQIIRIVEGLSGRVRMRSALRMRFSYGRVVPWVHKVEDGENTRTVAVAGPDSVWLDGEADTYGRNLTTYADFTVSAGQRIAFALTWQPSHLGAPDQPNAEEALVDTEQFWREWVDQCTYQGPYREPVVRSLITLKALTYAPTGGIVAAPTTSLPEDIGGVRNWDYRFTWLRDAAITLSSLLRTGYRDEAGAWREWLLRAVAGDPENLQIMYGIAGERELTEATLDWLPGYEGSAPVRIGNGAAAQLQLDVYGEVVEALHLGHMTGLVRNDHAHVLQLRLISYLEQHWRQPDEGIWEVRGPRRHFVHSKVMAWVAVDRTIRMIEETPHEGPLDRWRDLRDAIHADVCERGYDPERNTFTQSYGSKELDASLLLIPQMGFLPPDDKRVIGTIEAIQRELMTPDGFVLRYPTSGDSEGVDGLPGDEGAFLACSFWLADDLAMIGRIDEARDLFARLLAIRNDVGLLAEEWDPKLKRQVGNFPQAFSHVPLIDTALRLTACGGVPGIPPLGG from the coding sequence GTGGCTGCCCGTATCGAGGACTACGCACTCATCGGCGACATGCAGACGGCCGCCCTGGTCAGCCGGGACGGCGCGATCGACTGGCTGTGCCTGCCCCGGTTCGACTCGCCGGCGGTCTTCGCCGGACTGCTCGGCACCGACGAGCACGGCTTCTGGCGGATCGGCCCGGCCGACCCGGACCGCCCCCGGGACGAGGGCGGCGTGTCGGGCGCGGCCCGGGCCCACGCCGCCACGGTGTTCGAGGAGAGCGGCGAGCTGCGGATCCTGCCGCCGACCGCCGCCGCCCCGGCCCAGCCGGCCACCCGGCGCAGCTACCGGGGCGACTCGCTGATCCTGGAGCAGGAGTGGGACACCTCCCGGGGCAGCGTCCGGGTGATCGACTTCATGCCGCCGCGGCACGTCTCCGGCGGCCCGCACGGCGGCACCACCGAGCCGCAGATCATCCGCATCGTCGAGGGCCTGAGCGGCCGGGTGCGGATGCGCTCGGCGCTGCGGATGCGCTTCTCGTACGGCCGGGTGGTGCCGTGGGTGCACAAGGTCGAGGACGGCGAGAACACCCGCACCGTGGCCGTGGCCGGGCCCGACTCGGTGTGGCTGGACGGCGAGGCCGACACCTACGGACGCAACCTCACCACCTACGCCGACTTCACCGTCAGCGCGGGCCAGCGCATCGCCTTCGCGCTGACCTGGCAGCCCTCGCACCTCGGCGCGCCGGACCAGCCGAACGCCGAGGAGGCGCTGGTCGACACCGAGCAGTTCTGGCGGGAGTGGGTCGACCAGTGCACCTACCAGGGCCCCTACCGGGAGCCGGTGGTCCGCTCGCTGATCACCCTGAAGGCACTCACCTACGCCCCCACCGGCGGCATCGTGGCCGCCCCCACCACCTCCCTGCCCGAGGACATCGGCGGGGTGCGCAACTGGGACTACCGCTTCACCTGGCTGCGGGACGCCGCGATCACCCTGTCCTCGCTGCTGCGCACCGGCTACCGGGACGAGGCCGGGGCCTGGCGCGAGTGGCTGCTGCGCGCGGTCGCCGGGGACCCGGAGAACCTGCAGATCATGTACGGGATCGCGGGCGAGCGGGAGCTGACCGAGGCGACCCTGGACTGGCTGCCCGGCTACGAGGGCTCCGCCCCGGTCCGGATCGGCAACGGCGCCGCCGCCCAGTTGCAGCTCGACGTCTACGGCGAGGTGGTCGAGGCGCTGCACCTGGGCCACATGACCGGCCTGGTCCGCAACGACCACGCGCACGTGCTGCAACTGCGGCTGATCAGCTACCTGGAGCAGCACTGGCGGCAGCCGGACGAGGGGATCTGGGAGGTCCGCGGCCCGCGCCGGCACTTCGTCCACTCCAAGGTGATGGCCTGGGTGGCGGTCGACCGCACCATCCGGATGATCGAGGAGACCCCGCACGAGGGCCCGCTGGACCGCTGGCGCGACCTGCGGGACGCCATCCACGCGGACGTCTGCGAGCGCGGCTACGACCCGGAGCGCAACACCTTCACCCAGTCCTACGGCTCCAAGGAGCTGGACGCCTCGCTGCTGCTGATCCCGCAGATGGGCTTCCTGCCGCCGGACGACAAGCGCGTCATCGGCACCATCGAGGCGATCCAGCGGGAGCTGATGACCCCGGACGGCTTCGTGCTGCGCTACCCGACCAGCGGCGACAGCGAGGGCGTGGACGGCCTGCCGGGCGACGAGGGCGCGTTCCTGGCCTGCTCCTTCTGGCTGGCCGACGACCTGGCGATGATCGGCCGGATCGACGAGGCCCGCGACCTGTTCGCCCGGCTGCTGGCGATCCGCAACGACGTGGGGCTGCTGGCCGAGGAGTGGGACCCGAAGCTGAAGCGGCAGGTCGGCAACTTCCCGCAGGCGTTCAGCCACGTGCCGCTGATCGACACCGCGCTGCGGCTGACCGCCTGCGGCGGCGTGCCCGGCATCCCCCCGCTCGGGGGGTGA
- a CDS encoding HAD-IA family hydrolase — protein sequence MPVSPATPATAPTTTTASATTTTLTARALLLDMDGTLVDSGRAVQRVWQRWATEHGLDIDVVLGVVHGRQGYASMALLLPDRPMEQNHADNARMLAEETADTDGVVPIPGAPAFLAALADHRHALVTSADDALARARMGAAGLALPPVAVTAEHVTDSKPHPEGFLAGAALLGVDPADCVVFEDSEAGVAAGLAAGMPVVGVGVAAVAHGATVTVADLTQVRITADADGTLTLTISDGI from the coding sequence ATGCCCGTCTCGCCCGCCACCCCCGCCACCGCTCCGACCACGACCACCGCCTCGGCCACCACCACGACGCTGACCGCCCGGGCGCTGCTGCTCGACATGGACGGCACCCTGGTCGACTCCGGCAGGGCGGTGCAGCGGGTGTGGCAGCGCTGGGCCACCGAGCACGGCCTCGACATCGACGTGGTGCTGGGCGTCGTCCACGGGCGGCAGGGCTACGCCAGCATGGCGCTGCTGCTGCCGGACCGCCCGATGGAGCAGAACCACGCCGACAACGCGCGGATGCTGGCCGAGGAGACCGCGGACACCGACGGGGTGGTGCCGATCCCCGGCGCGCCCGCCTTCCTCGCCGCGCTGGCCGACCACCGGCACGCGCTGGTGACCTCCGCCGACGACGCCCTGGCCCGGGCCCGGATGGGCGCGGCGGGCCTGGCGCTGCCGCCGGTCGCGGTGACCGCCGAGCACGTCACCGACAGCAAGCCGCACCCGGAGGGCTTCCTGGCCGGCGCGGCGCTGCTGGGTGTCGACCCCGCCGACTGCGTGGTGTTCGAGGACTCCGAGGCGGGCGTCGCCGCCGGGCTCGCCGCCGGGATGCCGGTGGTCGGCGTCGGCGTCGCGGCCGTCGCCCACGGCGCCACGGTCACCGTGGCCGACCTGACCCAGGTCCGGATCACCGCCGACGCCGACGGCACCCTCACCCTGACCATCAGCGACGGAATCTGA